TTGCCGATGGCATGGGTGCGATACCCTTTCGCCTGGAACAGATTTGCAAGTGTCTGCTCCTCTTGCGCCATGGCAACTTTGGCATGGGGAAACAGGGCTCCTGGAGTGTGGCTGCGAGCTGCATATCGGCCGGTAAGCAGCGCAGCTCGCGATGCCGAACAGATTGGATGCGCTGCATTATGCCGGGCGCATCGAACTCCTTCCTCCGCCAGATGATCCAGGTTCGGAGTCGGAAGTTTCGATCCGTATGACCCAAGATCGCCATACCCAAGGTCATCGCAGATCATGAGAAGGACGTTCGGCTGCCTTCTCTGCGGAGCTGCAGTGTTATGGAGCCGTTGTGATGCATTTGCCTCAGCCGTTACCGCGGGCGCGAGGATTGAAGCCGCTAACGATTTCAGAAAATCTCTTCTGTTATTGCTCATGTCTTCCACGGGAATCTTAGAAGAGGAGCCCATGGCATTCTGCCCGGACTCCCCTCGGTGTGAATCGCTCAGAACGTAACTTTGGCGGCGAACTGGAACTGCCGTGCTGCTGAACCCGCCGCCGTAGAGGTACTGACGCCGAAGTTACCCGCCCCGGTGGCAACATAACGTCCATTCGCATCGGGAGGGCTCAATGCTGTTCCCGGAAGCTGGCGGGTGATCGCAGAACGCCTTGTACATCACTAGATATACCGGGCACAGCGGAAGCTCATATGTGAGGTGGAGCTGTCTGGCGTATTCGAGCTGCGTGCGGCTACACGGTAGCGGTTGCAATAGGACTTGTGGCAGAGGAAGGATCCGCCCTTCATCACCTTGTTCTCGCCGCTTTCGGGTCCGGTCGGATTGATGCGGCTGCCGGTGAGGTGAAAGTCAGTGCTGAACCAGTCGGCGCACCACTCCCAGGTATTGCCTGTTGCTGAGTAGAGACCGTATCCATTGGGCGGGAATGCGTCTACCGGGCATGTTCCCGTATATCCATCGTCTCCCGTGTCATGACGAGGGAACTCTCCCTGCCAGATATTGCAGCGGTGCTCTCCATCGGGCCGGAGCTTATCGCCCCAGGGATAGAGCTTCTGTATCAGGCCGCCACGGGCGGCGTACTCCCATTCGGCTTCCGTCGGCAGCCGTTGTCCTGACCATTCGCAAAAGCTCAAAGCGTCATTCCAGGAGACATGGACAACAGGGTGATTGCCTCTGCTCTTGATTGCGGAGCCCGGTCCTTCCGGGTTTCGCCAATTCGCGCCGGGAACCTTGCACCACCACGGAGCCGCGGCAACGGTATCGACCACAAGCTCGTAAAACCGTTCTTTGGGGATGTGAGCCCAGAAGACGAAAGACCATCCGAAGCGTTCCGCCTCGGTTCGATATGCCGTCGCTTCGACGAACTGAGAGAACAGCTCGTTGGTCACCGGATACCGGTCAATCCAGAATGGATCGAGGGTCACTTCACGGATCGGGCCTTCGCCGTCGTCCGGAAAGGCTTCGGCATAATCGGTTCCCATCAGGAAGGTTCCCCCCTGCATCTCGATCATGCGGTCTCGGGGATCGGCGCCAGAGAGGAGACCAGAGTGCTCTTCCACCA
This genomic window from Terriglobus albidus contains:
- a CDS encoding formylglycine-generating enzyme family protein — protein: MSCIIPQPSKATDGEAPVSKKGCCAPSADARPGVVEEHSGLLSGADPRDRMIEMQGGTFLMGTDYAEAFPDDGEGPIREVTLDPFWIDRYPVTNELFSQFVEATAYRTEAERFGWSFVFWAHIPKERFYELVVDTVAAAPWWCKVPGANWRNPEGPGSAIKSRGNHPVVHVSWNDALSFCEWSGQRLPTEAEWEYAARGGLIQKLYPWGDKLRPDGEHRCNIWQGEFPRHDTGDDGYTGTCPVDAFPPNGYGLYSATGNTWEWCADWFSTDFHLTGSRINPTGPESGENKVMKGGSFLCHKSYCNRYRVAARSSNTPDSSTSHMSFRCARYI